In the Leptotrichia sp. oral taxon 847 genome, one interval contains:
- a CDS encoding cupin domain-containing protein encodes MVGNVKSEIGVLFSKDNFMLVKKELKKGEKVEKHNHENEEVVFTVLKGKVEVFLNEKENHILVPGEILQFDGINFINVVAIEDSEFSVTLIKK; translated from the coding sequence ATGGTTGGAAATGTAAAAAGTGAAATTGGAGTATTATTTTCAAAAGATAATTTCATGTTAGTTAAAAAAGAATTAAAAAAAGGTGAGAAAGTTGAAAAACATAATCATGAAAATGAAGAAGTTGTTTTTACAGTTTTAAAAGGAAAAGTGGAAGTATTTTTAAACGAAAAAGAAAATCATATTTTGGTACCGGGAGAAATTTTGCAATTTGATGGAATAAACTTTATAAATGTAGTTGCAATAGAAGATTCTGAATTCAGTGTTACGCTTATAAAAAAATAG
- a CDS encoding TraX family protein, protein MDLFWIKIIGIITMFIDHYHYVIGGNQILNVIGRIAFPIFAFSLNEGYFHTSNLKKYLVRLFTFAVIIQIPAILFNLYYPVNIFFTLFFGLLAVSIVNLKNKFKIPVYAFILLKIFLIFFIFYVTKKFDFDYGIYGILLILVFNIFRNNKLFLLLAFFLLNLAVIIFPNVFGLFKIQFFSIFSLIFIFFYNGKRGKSLKYFFYLFYPIHFLILEGINFFLKKL, encoded by the coding sequence ATGGATTTATTTTGGATAAAGATAATTGGTATAATAACAATGTTTATTGACCATTATCACTATGTGATTGGTGGAAATCAAATACTTAACGTAATTGGAAGAATTGCTTTTCCAATATTTGCATTTTCTCTTAATGAAGGTTACTTTCACACAAGTAATTTAAAAAAATATTTAGTAAGATTATTTACTTTTGCAGTAATTATACAAATTCCTGCAATTTTATTTAATCTTTATTATCCTGTAAATATATTTTTTACTTTATTTTTTGGATTACTTGCGGTTTCTATTGTAAATTTAAAAAATAAATTTAAAATTCCAGTATATGCTTTTATTTTATTAAAAATATTTTTAATATTTTTTATTTTTTACGTAACTAAAAAATTCGATTTTGATTACGGAATATACGGAATTTTATTAATTTTGGTTTTTAATATTTTTAGAAACAATAAATTATTTTTGCTTTTAGCGTTTTTTTTATTAAATTTGGCAGTTATAATTTTTCCAAATGTTTTCGGACTATTTAAAATACAGTTTTTTTCAATATTTTCATTGATTTTCATATTTTTTTACAATGGAAAAAGAGGCAAAAGTTTAAAATATTTTTTCTATTTATTTTATCCGATACATTTTTTAATTTTAGAAGGAATAAATTTCTTTCTTAAGAAGTTGTGA
- the nth gene encoding endonuclease III: protein MTKKERFDKIFPILKKKFGTVKAVLNYETPFQFMIAVILSAQCTDARVNIVTKELFKVIKNPCDVRKMDIKTLEEYIKSTGFFRNKAKNIKLNAQMLKEKYNDKLPKTMDELLVLPGVGRKTANVILGDLWNIRQGIVVDTHVKRLSNLIGFVESDNPEIIEKELVKFIPKKYWFEYSHYLILHGRDKCVARRPKCLECEINKYCKHGQKLINK, encoded by the coding sequence ATGACAAAAAAAGAAAGATTTGACAAAATATTTCCAATATTGAAAAAAAAATTTGGTACAGTAAAGGCTGTGTTAAATTACGAAACACCATTTCAGTTTATGATAGCTGTTATACTTTCAGCACAATGTACGGATGCAAGAGTAAACATTGTTACAAAAGAATTATTTAAAGTGATAAAAAATCCTTGCGACGTTAGGAAAATGGATATTAAAACGCTGGAAGAGTATATTAAATCAACGGGATTTTTTAGAAATAAAGCCAAGAATATAAAATTAAATGCTCAAATGTTGAAAGAAAAATATAACGACAAGTTACCAAAAACGATGGACGAGTTGTTAGTTCTTCCAGGTGTTGGGAGAAAGACAGCAAATGTCATATTGGGAGATTTGTGGAATATAAGGCAAGGAATTGTCGTAGATACACATGTTAAAAGACTTTCAAATTTAATTGGATTTGTTGAAAGCGATAATCCAGAAATAATTGAAAAGGAACTCGTAAAATTTATTCCAAAAAAATATTGGTTTGAATACTCGCACTATTTGATTTTGCACGGTAGAGATAAATGCGTAGCCAGAAGACCAAAATGTTTGGAATGTGAAATAAATAAATATTGTAAACATGGACAAAAGTTAATTAATAAATAA
- a CDS encoding D-alanyl-D-alanine carboxypeptidase family protein: MFSKTKKILILTIFFAVLLYGEGEGTSEKQDSGSSKSEAVKVVKSSLDEIEQATNRGNSTHKYSKKSSKHNKKHKNKSEWNSKNSKNTSSKVSDTLNGKGKNSKSQTDSLTKSKKNVKIVKAVEKEKEGESKYNGKVLKFIATTDGKVIKDEASRQKHPIASLTKVMNIMVALDQIDKGKVSLNDKVCFTPDIVNTGGSWLNAKAGDCFSLRDLLRAEIVYSANNAAYMVAYHIGKGNLDNYVKLMNEKAKEFGMKDTQYFTPAGLPTSMTKKQMDMSTAHDMYLLGRQAIKDERLREWMSEKELDLLNDKGEEVVYNNRNHLLGQFGVFGLKTGFHEQAGYNMIVSSKIGNLEIISVSLGNKSDVERTESQKQEFYAIEKNLVPIYKAGQVVANKFKIKDAVKKEITGILAENVYQLGNTDYKFEVKDLKVTAEKDGISKGDVIGKLQVLSNDNKVVNTIDIVATNNYKQLSLLGKVLRFVTFGMA; encoded by the coding sequence ATGTTTAGTAAAACAAAAAAAATTTTAATTTTAACAATATTTTTTGCAGTTCTGTTGTATGGGGAAGGAGAAGGAACGAGTGAAAAGCAGGACAGCGGTAGTAGTAAAAGTGAAGCAGTAAAGGTGGTGAAAAGTAGTTTAGATGAAATAGAGCAAGCAACAAATCGTGGAAACAGCACTCATAAGTACTCAAAAAAATCATCAAAACATAATAAAAAACATAAAAACAAAAGTGAGTGGAATTCCAAAAATTCTAAAAATACATCTTCGAAAGTATCAGATACATTAAATGGCAAAGGTAAAAACTCAAAATCCCAGACAGATTCTTTGACAAAATCGAAAAAAAATGTGAAAATTGTAAAAGCGGTAGAAAAAGAAAAAGAAGGGGAGTCAAAGTATAACGGAAAAGTCCTAAAATTTATAGCAACAACAGATGGAAAAGTGATAAAAGATGAAGCTTCAAGACAAAAGCATCCAATTGCTTCGCTTACAAAAGTTATGAACATTATGGTTGCACTTGACCAGATTGACAAAGGAAAGGTGAGTCTGAATGATAAAGTTTGTTTTACGCCTGATATAGTAAATACAGGCGGAAGTTGGTTAAATGCAAAAGCGGGGGATTGTTTTTCATTAAGAGATTTACTTCGTGCGGAAATAGTTTACTCTGCCAATAACGCAGCTTATATGGTTGCTTATCATATTGGAAAAGGAAATCTTGACAATTATGTGAAACTTATGAATGAAAAAGCAAAAGAATTTGGAATGAAAGATACCCAGTATTTCACGCCAGCAGGACTTCCGACTTCGATGACAAAAAAACAAATGGATATGTCAACAGCGCATGATATGTATTTATTAGGGCGACAAGCGATTAAAGATGAAAGACTTAGAGAATGGATGAGTGAAAAAGAGCTTGACTTATTAAATGACAAAGGTGAGGAAGTTGTTTATAACAATCGTAATCATTTGCTGGGTCAATTTGGAGTTTTTGGACTTAAAACAGGATTTCATGAACAAGCTGGATATAATATGATAGTTTCCAGTAAGATAGGAAATCTTGAAATAATTTCAGTTTCGCTTGGAAATAAGAGTGATGTTGAGAGAACAGAAAGTCAGAAACAGGAATTTTATGCGATAGAAAAAAATCTTGTGCCAATTTACAAGGCGGGACAAGTTGTAGCAAACAAATTTAAAATAAAAGATGCTGTAAAGAAAGAAATTACTGGAATTTTAGCTGAAAATGTGTATCAATTGGGAAATACGGACTATAAATTTGAAGTAAAAGATTTAAAAGTTACGGCAGAAAAAGATGGAATTTCAAAAGGAGATGTAATCGGGAAATTACAAGTTTTGTCAAATGATAATAAAGTTGTAAATACAATTGATATAGTT